Below is a genomic region from Henckelia pumila isolate YLH828 chromosome 3, ASM3356847v2, whole genome shotgun sequence.
GTTGAATGAAATAAGAATCATGATTCTTTACCTCATTTATGATACGAATGAACAAGTTTTGAGACATTCAAAATCGTCTTCGAAACATTGTTTAATTATATCTTGGAATTTCAGCAAAGTAATCGTTGAATAAATTACGATCGGCGACTTCTCGATCACGATGGATGACTACGTGACCTGGAATCGAACCTTTGTGTGTGGcttcttgatcattttgaatgaTGTACGCAGCAACCAACTCTTGCTCTTGAGTAATCACATCTAAGActgcttttattttatttgcaaaaCTCTCAGCATCATTCAACCACTCATTTTGCGTTTCATCTTCTTTGTCCGACAACGACAAAGAAGATGAGCTAGTGGAAGATAATTGTAATTCTGattgagaattcattttcagtATAATGAGAATGTGAAATGAGTGGTGTGAGAAAATAATATGATTACATCACATTATATAATAGTTCTGAAGAATGTAACCGTTGGAGAGTTCTAAATcacaaccgttggattgattccACACGGATCAAGATCTTGATCGTTGAATGTATGTTTTCAGATCTAAATCACAATCGTTTGATTGATTCTACACGGATCAAGATCCTAACCGTTGAATGTGTGTTTTTAGATCTAAATcacaaccgttggattgattctaCACGGATCAAGATCCTAACCGTTGAATGTGTGTTTTCAGATCTAAATcacaaccgttggattgattctaCACGGATCAAGATCTTGACCGTTGAATGTGTGTTTTCATATCTAAATcacaaccgttggattgattctaCACGGATCAAGATCTTGACCGTTGAATGTGTGTTTTCAGATCTAAATcacaaccgttggattgattctaCACGGATCAAGATCTTGACCGTTGAATGTGTGTTTTCAGATATAAATCACAACCGTTGGATGGATTCGATTTCAGTATAAATTGGCTACATTACTCTCACACAAACTCAATCCTATCATCCTTTTCAAGCAACACAATGGCACCCAGTGCTAGAACTGCTTCTTACACCATTGAAGAAGATAAGCATCTGTGTCATATATACCTTGACATATCACAGAATCCTATTGTCGGTATCAATCAATCAAAAGATCAGTTCTGGGCTCGCGTTGAAGAAGGTTACAATAGTATCAAACCAAACACTGTACAAGTTCGTAACAAAAGATCACTGCAGTGCCGCGTAAAAACTATACTCCGTCAAGTTGGAAGATTAAGAGGATGCATTCGCCAAATCGAAATTCTCAAACCAAATGGTGCATCTGACGAGGACATTGTGAGTATTATTTAGATATATTTATAGCTTACTATAAAGACtctaatatgatttttttttttggcagtTGCACAGAGCAAAAGATCTGTTCATGCAAGATCCTAATTACAGCAAAGGATTCAAGTTTGATCATGTATGGCCAATTTTGAAAGATCTTAAAAAATTTTCTAGTGACATCCATCCATCGAGCTTCGAAACTCAAACCAAATTCACGAACTTGGATTCATCACAGTCAGAAACTCATACACCAGAGACTCCATTATCAGGTTCTGAAGGATTAAACTCTTTTACTATTAATTTAAGTAGTGATGAAAATGTAGGTGACACTTCATCCGACCGATCTATTGGAGTTAAAAAggcaaaattgaagaaaaaaaaaaagaaaaaaacattgCAGAATTGTTATCGACGATGAAACAAGGGCATCGCAACCTTGTTGAGGTCCTACAACAGGGATCTGCTTCACTTCAACAAACTTATGATATGAAAATGCTTGAGCTGCACAATAACGCATTGAAATTAGAAAATCAGAAAAGTAAAATTGAAGCTCGAAAACAACAAGTGGCGTTGGCTGCACTTCAAGAGGAAAATAGAGTTCTGTATATGGATTTGAGCACAATTGGCGATCCAGAATCGCGTGAAATTGTGGGAGCTGAACGAGCAAAAATTAtgcaaaaaagaaaataatcatCTGAACAACAAGATCGTGACATGCTTGGAAAATATTTGGGTGATATTGGAGGATCTGGATCTAATTTACCACCGTATTGATTATATGTTTCGATGTTGTCGTTTTAATTGTAGTTTgaattatgtgttttaatttgcATGTGTGTTTCCATCATGGATTTCAATTACGTATTTTTAGTTTCATTATGTATTTCAgtttgtatttgtattttaattgtCAACTAGTTGTATTTCATTATGTATTCGAATTTTATATTTGTAgtccaatttatatttatagtttaaatattTGCATTTGCATTACAAAATacaattatttataaaataattatttaataattaattaaatgttaaaaattaaattaaattaaattaataattattatttattgattacattaaatgattatatattaatttttttaataatatttagttattataataataccaaaaatatttaaataatatttaagtatatttaaaaacaaataaatgataataaaaaaaaattagtgcgAAGGTGGGGGgagggggaggggggggggggcgctAAAATAGCGCAGCATTTAGCGCCCCACCATTTTAGCGCAGCGTTGGAGCTGCTCTAAGGACTTAGTCATGTATAATGATTCCAGCTTAACCCACACAACTGTTGCACTCATTTCCTTAGCCACCTCTCGAAGGGGTTTATCACCTAGGCACAGTATAATAGCAATGTGTGCCTTCTCCATGACTTCATCATTGTCCTTGATTGTATTAGGCATATCCTCCTTATTTTTCAATGCCTCAAGAAGACCTTGTTGAATTAGTATTGCCCTCATTTTGATTCTCCACAGGGAGAAATCATTCTTCCCTGTGAAATTCTCAATGTCGAATTTCATCGTCCTCATCACTATACACTTCCCACAGACGGCACCACTTGTAAGATTCGTGATGAGTTTCAAAGAAAGCCAGACAACAATTCTAACACACCAAGATGCACATAAAACAAAGAACCCGGTCTAATACACCAATCAATTGAATACAAGTCCAAACAAGTAATAACCAGCAACACACAACACATTCAACCAAGATTATCACAaacaattcaaataacaatAAGATATACGTGGTTCGGTCTCTTGAGACCTACATCCATGGAGGAAAGGCTGCTGctctttattgaaagatttccaGTTCAATCCCAGTACAAAGTAATcaagaattcaaaatatataaactTGAGTTTACAGAGATTTGATCAAGCTTTCACAGCCCTTGACCAACAACTTTTCCATTTCTCCTTGATCTTCACTTCTGTCTATGATTGAGCTGTATCGATTGTGTTTCTCTCGAACTTGTGTATCTCTAGATCTCCAAAAACTCTCTCTCTAGAGGAATGAAGAAGATGATCCTATTTTAAACCACCCCTCTCGACCGTTATAACCAATTCTTGAATCTGTTTTGGACTCAGCTACCGGTCCCCCTTCATCTTCCAACTTGGACTCCAGCAAGCCCAAAGATTGTATGACACTCGGGCCTTCCCAAGCCCAATCTTTGAGAAACATTCGGTCCACAGACTTTATAACTTGATCATGTAGcaattaaatcattttcaatatatcatatatcaactttacattttatcaatatttcaaataaaaaagtgaattttactcaatattttaaACACATCATAATTTTCTTCGCGTCTGACAAATTTGTATCGGGCCAGGGCCACAGAAAGATTTAATTATATTTGGGCTTGGAGTTTGGGTTTTTTTAAGGGTGTGGGGAATTGGGCTGCCATATAATTAGTACGGCTGGGGAGGCTAGAATATGAGCAACGTGGTTGGGTTTGGAAATGTGAGAAGACATTCATTCAAATCATCAAATGCTCTCTATATATCCAATAAATTTTgctttaaaatctaaaataaaattatagtttAACATTTGCATTCCCCGCAATAACCAAGGCGTTGCAATCACTGATATCTGAAAGAAGAGCTACAATCGTTCGGTgtaaatcatttttaatattcATTTCAAGACTCGACAAATAATTTTAGCCTGATTCGACGAAAAGACTATAATGGTGGGTAGCTAGCTTTTCGGGTTAGGGATCTTATCTCACGTTTATGTATGACCACTTATACATGTCAATGTTTTTGTTCCGGGTACATATATTTGGTTTGAgtggtttattttttgaaataagatttttttttaaatatagaaACATTAGTCTCAGCCTTGTCTTTTTTCGCATGACTGTTGTCGGAGATTAGTTAAGGAGACAATGAATTTATTGTTCTTATGAAAACATTAAACtaaaaatgataatttaaaatatttaaacaccTACATGGTCGGTTCTATTTTAATAGAGTGCACCAGAGTGAGTGATCGTATGATCGTGAAAACTTTAATCGTGGTTAATTTAATAGTTAACTAAATATCAAATCCTCGGTCCCGACTCCCGATCATATGACTCCTTTCAAATTTGTTATTAGCTTGATAtatagtctttttttttttaaatttgtatttgatagtctttttcttgttttttttaattaatatactCATAATAACTAGACGTTGAAAAACATGCGATGATTTTTAAAATGAATTACAGTACTAAGCTGTTTGTTTGtaaattttttcgatattttTCTTAATATGTATGGAAAAAAACCAAACTATATATTTTAGATGGAAATAGTATATCCTTAgttatttgtgataaatttatgttagtttttttttataatgatgatggaatctgaatttctatttTTCGTTGTGTATTGGGTAAACTTTCGAGCTAACACAATAGTTAGCAAATCGTGTACATTATTAATCTAATAAATTGCACTGGACAAATTATGTACAACAAACTCATCTTGAAAATTATTGGTAGAGCTCGAACTCACGACCATTCGACAGATGTTCACCTTCTAGCTGATCTACCAACTCGGACTCCCAATTTATATTAGCTAGTAATTATTATAACTAAGGGCATGGAAAAAGGagaaaatatatacaaatagaTCGAATAATAATTGCCCCttctttaatttattaaatactcGTACCGTATCATTAAGCATTAATCAATTATATTCGGTCATTTTcagtaattttataaaaaaagttCCTTAGCTTTCTGTATATTACTCGTGATATATCTTCTTCTCGTATGCATCATGAATAATGTATGACAGTATGAGTTGTATACAGTATACCCAATAGTAAACATAACTAAGTTCGTCCCTTTGAACACACATGgacatttaattttattatatataaaagtaaaatatgtttttttttcaaaaattaagaaaaaaatgtGGTTTTGTCACCGATTATTATAATATGAACTAATTAATTTAAAAGTGTATCAGGTCATGCACGTGAAAAGCAATCAGAATATTGAATATGAAACATGACCGCCTTCGAAATTAGCAACGGTGATTGATTGGAAAATCGTTCGTATGCGGTTCAATTTCCACACACgcgcacacacatatatatatatatatatatattcaatatcGAATTAAAAAATTTGGAATACGAGAATATATCTGAATCGATGAATTTCATATCAGTATTAACAAAATCTATTTGTTTGGATAATCACATTTGAGGCGATGAATTTTAAATCACAACCAACGGTTTTTCATATATGTTAGACTTCAATTCTATCTCAATACGAAgttatttcaaatttctcatCAAATCAAGAGACAATGCAAGTGATTTGTAGTTTGATTCATGCATTTTTCATTTGGATATATATGGAGTAGCGTTATGggaatttaaacaaatatatatatatatattgtctcCTAAAATTCTATTATATATGTTTTACGAAATAATTAATGACCTTTTTGTAGTGATATGACACCACCAAAGATGCAATGTCCACTAAGCTTTCACGGTATTAAAATCCCTAATTTTGCGGGAGACCAACTAAAATAGTTCGGACAAGGTCAAGAATATAAGATCAAACCTCACTGGGCCAGTAATTAATTATGTCGTCATTCGATCACTGTCATACACaccaaataatttaattaattagttgGCAGCTAGAGTCCTAATTATTCCACTTCATCGATTCCTTCAGCATAATTTTGAGGAAGTATGATTATTTAGGATATATACAATTGACAAATTGgcatttaattataaatatatatcataaactttttaatttttgagTGTATTTTAAACCTTCCCATGAACTCTATAATTTTGTttaaaaggaaatttttggGGCAATAATTTATGTATTGTATctcaagttaaaaaaaaaaaagaaagaaattctGATGAAATAgtacataaatataaaaaaattttgttttatttgcttgcaaaaactttaaaattgggTCTTAAATGTCGCATGCATGCAAATACATTCATTCATTACACATAAAACGAGAAGTAAACCAATTGCAGCTCATATATGCATATGCCGAATTTACACGTTCTGTTATATTAAACTAACATGGTGaagtttaatttaattgttttataaTGATAAACTCGTAGCTATTATCGTAATTTGatgtaaattaaataaattcgctCAATCTATATATAAAGTTTTAATTAGTTTACGGCTCTCAGACGATCGATTACCTATCTAGCTACAAGCATGGCTCATATATCGAGTCACatgattaatattaatttacaTGTgagagagataaaatatgaattaTTTAAATGAACAACTTTAATTACGTGTTTATCTCATTGGATTCGCCTCACATGCAACGTCAACCCATAGCGGCATCAATGCatttatatatcaaataattaataatcataatcccatttgatttgattaatgcataaatataatgTTACTAGGTTATATTCTGAATTCTGAAAATTTTAATGTCGGAAGCAATCAACAGCAACGAAAATGATCAACacagtcgaggcgagagaaactctctatccgcaagacgaaattgctcGTTCCAAGTGCTAAACGTtagcggcaatcgtctctaagatacaacgactttcgatcgtgatatagcagcacaGCAAATATCACAAACTTCAACGAACGAAAATATGCTTTTACTTTTCTtttgagaaagtgagggagagaATTTGAGAAATCTGAAATCTGGAATCTacgttatcagatgtttctGTATCTGTTTTCTGTGTTATAACCACCATATATATAGTCTTATACATGAAACAACATATTTGAaggcgtaaggatgcaacccatgacagaaaaatgcCAGAAACAGTCGTGACTGTTCATTCTGCAGAAGGTGCGCTCGAACGGTAATTTTCTACCGCGCGAGCGCCCAACTTTAAGCCAACATACTGCCTCGCCATTTTGGTACCGCGCTCGCGCGGTAATTTTTAACCGCGCGGGCGCACGTCGCTTTGAACTCACTGTCTTGCATGTGCGGTgctgcgcccgcgcggtaatattttaccgctcgggcctactccataaaataataaaatattattttaaataaattttattcaaaaagaatAATCGGATCAGAAGACCACACCACACCACACCACACCACGCCGAGCAGAGCCGGCCGGCCGACCGCGCGCGCGCATatgtttgttgcatcgactagcatcttgcccctttacaaaacatccggtGCCCTAAGAGCCCAACCCCATAGTCCAATGTTGGACTAATTAAGGTGAACAACAAATtggagttgttccaatgtgggactacCATTTCCCCAtttccctccaatttatttcaccaaaattttgaattttgtaataCTTTGGACAAGGCTTTTACAAACAATTTGGGTTAATCAATTCAAACCCCTTCAAGTCCATTTCAAttgtaattcattcaataatacaattttcaacaatcccccacatgaatgaatttcACGTATAGTAACATTCTCACTAGAAAATCATTTTGAGTTATTGTTACATCAGGATAGGtagcttgtggctttgaacctaccgtagtaaaatactatcggatttactagttgTATAGTAACGCGATGTTTTGAACTAGTCAACCGTttgtgtaaaccaagacaatagtacttacataacaatactcttacatattttgttctcacgttgtgtccatttcggtcctggaccatatcttagattcataagtgttgtaatcaaagcggccaatactttgcacttatataggtgatctcctatCATGAGTATCCTGCATTACTCCACCTTATaggtataggaatcattaaaagaaaaacttaacctcaccacaTTTTGCAGGTTATGTCAACTTGGATGTTCCAGGAATGAGTAAGTAATTTTTCCAAAtactcaaactaatatttataacttagttgtcccattgaatCAAGGTTTTGGGATTTCCAATtctcaaggttgggttaccgctataaatattttattttgtggattttaaactcattcctccaagtagtttgtacatttgatctctatttatactttttgtaagcagatccgcaaggttttcctttgacttcacatagtcaaccgaaataaccccattcgagatcaattgtcttatggtattatgtctccgacgaatatgtcgagatttaccattgtacatactactttgtgctcttcctattgctgactgactgtcacaatgaatcgtaatggaagacaccggtttattccaacatggaatatcttcgagaaagtttcgaagccactcggcttcttctccagctTTATCTAGAGCAATAAACTCAGACTACATAGTCGACCGAGCTATACAAGTTTGTTTAGAGGATCTCCATGACACCGCTCCTCCACCGatagtgaacacatatccactcgtagacttggagtcttttgtgtcagaaatccaatttgcatcacaatatccttctaggaccgcaggatattttgtatacacGAGTCCATAACTCaaagtgtatttcaaatatccaagcactctcattagtgctttccaatgatccttacttggattacttgtgaatcgaCTTAGCTTATTTACGGTATATGCAAGATCAGGACGGGTACAGTTAGTTAAATACATCAAAATTCCTATCACCCTtgcatattccacttgtgaaacaggttctcctctatttttggctaaatgtgtACCCAATTTCATAGGTGTTCTAGCCGTAGGATGATTTGTGGCATTAAATCGTTCAAGAACCTTTTCTACATAATGAGTTTGGGATAACATAATTCCAGCAGGAAGTCTAGAAACTTTAATCCCTAGAATTATatcacacaatcccaaatccttcatatcaaaatgttgtctcaacattttcttggttttcacaatcaattcatggttgctacccatgattaacatgtcatctacataaagacaaacaattacatatgcatttttAGTACCTTTAATGTAGACACATTTATCACATTCATTTATTGtgaaaccatttgacaacattgcagtgtcaaacttttgatgccactgtttaggtgcttgtttaagtccatacAATGACTTGACAAGTTTACACACCTTTTGTTCTTTTCTGGGTACAACAAATccttctggttgttttatatatattttttcatccaATTCTCCGTTCAAAAACGcagttttaacatccatttgatgaatctcaagatcatgcaatgctgcaatagctatgagaacacgaatggatgttattctagaaaccggagagtaggtatcgaagaaatcatatccctctttttgtctaaaaccttgaaccacgagtcgagctttatatttatctatagatccatcttctttgtatttccttttaagAATCCACTTGGATCTTAAAGGTTTACATCCCGGAGGGAGATCAACCAACTCCCATGTATGATTATGCATTATGGaatctatttcattttgtatggattccttccaaaaaggagcctcaggatttgataaagcctcttgaagagttcttggttcattatctaacatgtatgttagaaaatcaAGACCAAACGATTTTTCAACTCTTGCACGCTTGCTACGTCGTGGTTCCAcgttgttttgtggagtttcaATTGTGTTTTCATGAGTTCGCTTATTCGAATTTATTTCTTTCTTGTCTTTACATGGAaagatattttcaaagaatacaGCATTTCTTGACTCCATAATTGTGCCTTCATGTATATCAGGATTCGTTGACTTATGCACTAAGAATCGGTATGCACTACTATTGtatgcataaccaataaatatgcagtcaaccgttttagacccaatttttatttgttttggcttaggtactTCTAATTTTGCCAAACACCCCCATACTTTGAGGTATTGGTAAGAAGGTTTACGACCTTTCCACTGTTCATATGGTGTTTCGTTTTTTCCTTTGATTGAAATCCGGTTTAGAATGTGTGTTGCTGAGTGAATCGCTTCACCCCACATATTTTGAGGTAAGCCAGAATTTATTAGCAACGCGTTCATCATTTCCTTTAATGTTTGATTTTTGCGTTCTGCAACGCCATTGGATTGAGGTGAGTAAGGGGCCgtcgtttgatgaatgatgcccgaagttgagcaaaattcttcaaaaggagccacatactctccacctcgatcacttcgaatcattttaatttttgaacttcgttgattttcaatctcagttttatatttcttgaaagcGTCGATCTCTTCATCtttgcttttcaataaatatacataacaaaatctggtgcaatcatcaatgaatgttataaagtacttatttccacctcgtgtttgtaccatttttaaatcacatgcatcagtatgtattaattcaagtggcgtagtacttctcgtgacattatgaaatggagctttaaccattttcgcttcaacacatatctcacacttgttttgtggatttcttttaaacataggtattacatttaaatttgcaaGTCTTTGCAAcgtgttgaagttaacatgtcctaatcgtTCATGCCATATATCATAACTTTCAGTCAAGTAAGCAGAACCAATAACT
It encodes:
- the LOC140890102 gene encoding uncharacterized protein, translating into MAPSARTASYTIEEDKHLCHIYLDISQNPIVGINQSKDQFWARVEEGYNSIKPNTVQVRNKRSLQCRVKTILRQVGRLRGCIRQIEILKPNGASDEDILHRAKDLFMQDPNYSKGFKFDHVWPILKDLKKFSSDIHPSSFETQTKFTNLDSSQSETHTPETPLSGSEGLNSFTINLSSDENVGDTSSDRSIGVKKGSASLQQTYDMKMLELHNNALKLENQKSKIEARKQQVALAALQEENRVLYMDLSTIGDPESREIVGAERAKIMQKRK